TTTTCCATAATTTTAGCATGTGCCAAAGGAGTAGCCGTATCGTGTTCGCCCCAAACCAGTAGGGTAGATGCTTGCATTTTTGGTAATAAATGGCGCAAATCCTCATTCACAACCTTTACCAATGTTTGGCGCATTACTCCTGAGGCGTTTTTGTAATCACTAGAACCTGATTTTTTCCGATATTTCTCCAGTACTTGCTCAGAATAGTTTCTGAGGATGGGAAGTTTAAATATATTCTTTATTATTTTATAAGAATATACCTTGACATAATAATCAAGCTTGCGTTTAGGTTTCAGCCCTGCACCTCCAGTCAGAATCACCTTCTGAATACTGGCATGTTTGGCAGACAATCGGATAGACACCCGCCCCCCAAAAGAATGCCCCAACAAAATGGGGTTTGTTATATTGAGGGCAGAAATAAACTGTTCGGTCAAAGCAGCGTATTCTTCAGTGCTCCAGGGTTCAGGAGGGTTGGGAGTTTTGCCAAAGCCAGGAAAGTCAATACTATATGTAGTAAAGCGTTGCGAGAAATGGTCTTGGATAGGCTTAAAAATTTCCAGATCACACCCCCACCCATGCAACAACAATAAATTAGGTCCGCTTCCGGTAATTTTGTAATGTATCGGAATATTTTGAATATCTATAGTTTTGTTCATACCACCACACCTTTTGAGGTTTGTGTCTCTTGTGAAAGACTCCTCATTGCTA
This window of the Microscilla marina ATCC 23134 genome carries:
- a CDS encoding alpha/beta fold hydrolase; its protein translation is MNKTIDIQNIPIHYKITGSGPNLLLLHGWGCDLEIFKPIQDHFSQRFTTYSIDFPGFGKTPNPPEPWSTEEYAALTEQFISALNITNPILLGHSFGGRVSIRLSAKHASIQKVILTGGAGLKPKRKLDYYVKVYSYKIIKNIFKLPILRNYSEQVLEKYRKKSGSSDYKNASGVMRQTLVKVVNEDLRHLLPKMQASTLLVWGEHDTATPLAHAKIMEKEIPDAGLAVLKNTGHYGFLEKRAEFLIIVDHFI